From one Rhizobium lentis genomic stretch:
- a CDS encoding efflux RND transporter periplasmic adaptor subunit, whose amino-acid sequence MFSLKTLSHRMPSVIRLALVSAIGLGVAACSEEKAEVKQVVRPVKVVEIAKAGDSRKLDYSGSVKARTEMNLGFRVAGKITERLVDIGDRVTPGDVLARVDSTDYQLAVKTAEANLAAAERAVETADLANRRAEQLFDKNVAPKSQLEQAALSHDQAISQRDAALSALDQAKNQVSYTELKAGQNGIVTAINADIGQVVGSGAAVVTVAVDGEKEVQIAVPESDIAEFRPGKTVKASFWADDKLILDGKVREVSGSADQQSRTFAVRVSLPNDPQVLLGMTATIEADVSNANSYVSIPLSALAEKDGKQMVWTVDRDTATVHGRDIKVADFTGDGVHVSEGLDTGDLVISAGTQFMSENLKVRVPNQQSALADTDQTVR is encoded by the coding sequence ATGTTTTCGCTCAAGACCCTCAGCCATCGCATGCCGTCCGTCATCCGTCTCGCGCTCGTCAGCGCCATCGGCCTCGGCGTTGCCGCCTGCTCGGAAGAGAAGGCTGAGGTCAAGCAAGTCGTCCGACCAGTGAAGGTCGTGGAGATCGCCAAGGCCGGCGACAGCCGCAAGCTCGATTATTCCGGCTCGGTCAAGGCGCGCACCGAGATGAACCTCGGTTTCCGTGTCGCGGGCAAGATCACCGAACGCCTGGTCGATATCGGCGACCGGGTGACGCCGGGCGACGTTCTGGCCCGCGTCGACTCCACGGATTACCAGCTGGCGGTGAAGACGGCGGAAGCCAATCTCGCCGCGGCCGAAAGAGCCGTCGAAACCGCCGACCTCGCCAATAGACGCGCCGAGCAGCTGTTCGACAAGAACGTCGCCCCGAAGTCGCAGCTCGAACAGGCCGCACTCAGCCATGACCAGGCGATCTCGCAGCGCGATGCCGCGCTTTCGGCGCTCGACCAGGCGAAGAACCAGGTGAGCTATACCGAGCTTAAGGCCGGCCAGAACGGCATCGTCACCGCGATCAATGCCGATATCGGCCAGGTCGTCGGCTCCGGCGCCGCCGTCGTCACCGTCGCCGTCGACGGCGAGAAGGAAGTGCAGATCGCGGTTCCGGAAAGCGACATTGCCGAATTCAGGCCGGGCAAAACGGTCAAGGCGAGCTTCTGGGCCGACGACAAGCTGATACTCGACGGCAAGGTGCGCGAGGTTTCCGGTAGCGCCGACCAGCAGTCGCGCACCTTTGCGGTTCGGGTGAGCCTGCCGAACGATCCGCAGGTTCTGCTCGGCATGACGGCGACGATCGAGGCCGATGTCAGCAACGCCAACAGCTATGTCTCGATTCCGCTCAGCGCGCTGGCCGAAAAGGACGGCAAGCAGATGGTCTGGACCGTCGACCGCGACACGGCGACCGTGCATGGCCGCGACATCAAGGTCGCCGATTTCACGGGCGACGGCGTGCATGTGAGCGAAGGCCTCGATACCGGCGATCTCGTCATTTCTGCCGGCACGCAGTTCATGAGCGAGAACCTGAAGGTGAGGGTGCCGAACCAGCAGTCGGCCTTGGCCGATACCGACCAGACCGTCCGCTGA
- a CDS encoding TetR family transcriptional regulator produces MDEIAENTLDVTRQENVTRILDAAERLFRHYGYSKTTVADIARDLGMSPANIYRFFASKVEIHQALCGRMLAAAYQMAYDIRHQPISASERLRRYVEAQHQMTRDVMLDEMKVHEMIVVAIERDWHVIEKHIDRIHDLIAEIIAEGIAAGEFAEQDPVVASRCFGAATNTLCHPQMVAQCLAKTNRASVDELIDYVIKALKK; encoded by the coding sequence ATGGACGAGATCGCGGAAAATACGCTCGACGTTACGCGGCAGGAGAATGTCACGCGCATTCTCGATGCGGCCGAGCGGCTGTTCCGGCACTATGGCTATAGCAAGACGACGGTGGCCGATATCGCGCGCGACCTCGGTATGTCCCCAGCCAATATCTATCGCTTCTTCGCATCGAAGGTGGAAATCCACCAGGCGCTCTGCGGACGCATGCTCGCCGCCGCCTATCAGATGGCTTACGACATCCGCCATCAGCCGATCAGCGCAAGCGAACGCCTGCGCCGCTATGTCGAAGCCCAGCACCAGATGACGCGGGATGTGATGCTCGACGAGATGAAGGTGCACGAGATGATCGTCGTCGCGATCGAGCGCGACTGGCACGTCATCGAAAAACACATCGACCGCATCCATGACCTCATCGCCGAAATCATTGCCGAAGGCATTGCAGCCGGTGAGTTCGCCGAGCAGGACCCGGTCGTTGCTTCGCGCTGCTTCGGCGCGGCGACGAACACGCTCTGTCATCCGCAGATGGTGGCGCAATGTCTCGCCAAGACGAACCGCGCAAGCGTCGACGAACTGATCGACTACGTGATCAAGGCGTTGAAGAAATAA
- a CDS encoding OsmC family protein, whose product MQINRTASAHWAGGLKDGKGLISTQSGALKDYPYGFASRFEGIPGTNPEELIGAAHAGCFTMALSLILGEAGFTAEHMETSAKVTLESVEGGFAVTAIHLSLSGRIPGADEATFTELANKAKAGCPISKALAAVPITLDVKLG is encoded by the coding sequence ATGCAGATCAATCGTACGGCTTCGGCTCATTGGGCCGGTGGACTCAAGGACGGCAAGGGCCTGATCTCGACGCAGAGCGGCGCCCTGAAGGATTATCCCTACGGCTTTGCCAGCCGCTTCGAAGGCATTCCCGGCACCAACCCGGAAGAGCTGATCGGTGCTGCCCACGCCGGCTGCTTCACCATGGCGCTGTCGCTGATCCTCGGCGAAGCCGGCTTCACCGCCGAGCATATGGAAACCTCCGCCAAGGTGACGCTGGAAAGCGTCGAAGGCGGCTTTGCCGTCACCGCCATCCATCTTTCGCTCTCCGGCCGCATTCCCGGCGCGGATGAGGCAACCTTTACCGAACTCGCCAACAAGGCGAAGGCCGGCTGCCCCATTTCCAAAGCGCTCGCCGCCGTTCCGATCACGCTCGACGTCAAGCTCGGCTGA
- a CDS encoding SDR family oxidoreductase, which yields MGKRLQGKNILITGAAQGIGLAIAKAFLREDAAVFLLDRDAVLLAKAAKELQSTGGRLGFLAADITDAGTITALVAQANEEIGHLNALVNNAGVNVFAEPLKTTDEEWSRCFDVNLKGAWNCCKAVLPVMIEQGGGVILNIASTHAFTIIPHTFPYPLAKHALLGMTKSLGLEYAPRNIRVNALAPGYVSTQKVIDYWNSFPDPQAAKAETMKLHPGGRIATPEEIAMAAVFMISDECPFMNATCLTIDGGLSALQHTA from the coding sequence ATGGGCAAGCGTTTGCAAGGCAAGAACATCCTGATCACAGGCGCTGCGCAGGGAATCGGCCTTGCGATCGCCAAGGCTTTCCTCAGGGAGGATGCCGCGGTCTTTCTCCTCGATCGCGACGCCGTGCTGCTGGCGAAGGCGGCGAAAGAGCTTCAGAGCACCGGCGGCCGGCTTGGTTTCCTGGCGGCCGACATCACCGATGCCGGAACGATAACCGCATTGGTCGCGCAGGCGAATGAAGAGATCGGGCATCTGAATGCACTCGTCAACAATGCGGGGGTCAACGTCTTCGCCGAACCGCTGAAGACGACAGACGAGGAGTGGAGCCGGTGCTTCGATGTCAATCTCAAGGGAGCTTGGAACTGCTGCAAGGCGGTGCTGCCTGTTATGATCGAACAAGGCGGTGGCGTCATCCTCAATATCGCTTCGACGCATGCCTTCACCATCATCCCGCACACGTTTCCCTATCCGTTGGCGAAACATGCGCTGCTCGGCATGACGAAATCCCTGGGCTTGGAGTACGCGCCCCGCAATATCCGGGTGAACGCGCTGGCGCCGGGTTATGTCTCGACACAGAAGGTGATCGACTACTGGAACAGCTTCCCCGATCCGCAGGCAGCTAAAGCCGAGACGATGAAGCTCCATCCCGGCGGGCGCATCGCAACGCCGGAGGAGATCGCCATGGCCGCGGTTTTCATGATCTCCGACGAATGCCCGTTCATGAACGCTACTTGCCTGACGATCGACGGCGGCCTCAGCGCGCTGCAACATACCGCCTGA
- a CDS encoding DoxX family protein → MARAIAIIAARIIFSFIFFMAAGFKFADIGATAGYIAAAGFPMGTLLTWVAAFFEIALALAFISGAFFTEASLLAGIYVIFLAFAFHGPSRWQQNQAEFGFFVDHFTFLAGLLFAAVHGPEKWALRHSLVK, encoded by the coding sequence ATGGCCAGAGCAATCGCAATCATCGCCGCCCGCATCATCTTCAGTTTCATTTTCTTCATGGCAGCCGGCTTCAAGTTCGCTGATATCGGCGCCACGGCGGGCTATATCGCTGCCGCCGGCTTCCCGATGGGGACCTTGCTCACCTGGGTCGCAGCCTTTTTCGAGATCGCCTTGGCCCTTGCCTTCATATCAGGCGCCTTCTTCACCGAGGCGAGCCTGCTCGCCGGCATCTACGTGATCTTCCTCGCCTTCGCCTTCCACGGACCATCCCGTTGGCAGCAGAACCAGGCCGAGTTCGGCTTCTTCGTCGATCATTTCACCTTCCTCGCCGGTCTGCTCTTTGCCGCCGTTCACGGGCCGGAGAAATGGGCGTTGAGGCACAGCCTCGTCAAATAG
- a CDS encoding SDR family oxidoreductase has product MELQGKIALVTGAGSGIGKATALKLAAEGARVAVLSRTESEVTETCREIANAGGQSIALTADTSDEAQMRAAIGRLTDAFGGIDIVIANAGINGVWAPIDDLKPDEWDQTISVNLRGTYMTLYLTVPHLKRNGGSIVVVSSINGTRTFTTPGATAYTATKAAQVAMVQQLALELGKHHIRINAVCPGAIETGIAANTSMRHREETEVPVIWPEGEIPITNGKKGASEDVAEAILFLASDRARHITGTPIWIDGGQSLLR; this is encoded by the coding sequence ATGGAGTTGCAGGGAAAGATCGCGTTGGTGACCGGGGCAGGATCCGGCATCGGCAAGGCGACCGCATTGAAGCTCGCCGCCGAAGGCGCTAGGGTCGCTGTGCTCAGCCGCACGGAAAGCGAGGTGACCGAGACCTGCCGGGAAATTGCCAACGCCGGCGGCCAGTCGATCGCGTTGACCGCCGACACCAGCGACGAGGCCCAGATGCGTGCGGCGATCGGCAGGCTGACCGATGCCTTCGGCGGCATCGACATCGTCATCGCCAATGCCGGCATCAACGGCGTCTGGGCGCCGATCGACGATCTGAAACCGGACGAATGGGACCAGACGATTTCCGTGAACCTGCGCGGCACCTATATGACGCTCTATCTGACCGTGCCCCATCTCAAGAGGAACGGTGGCTCCATCGTCGTCGTGTCCTCGATCAACGGCACGCGCACCTTCACCACGCCGGGCGCGACGGCCTATACCGCCACCAAGGCCGCGCAGGTTGCCATGGTCCAGCAACTCGCACTGGAGCTGGGAAAACATCACATCCGCATCAATGCCGTCTGCCCCGGCGCGATCGAGACCGGCATTGCCGCTAATACCAGCATGCGGCATCGCGAAGAAACCGAGGTGCCCGTCATCTGGCCGGAGGGCGAAATCCCGATCACCAACGGCAAGAAGGGCGCAAGCGAGGATGTCGCCGAAGCGATCCTCTTCCTCGCGTCGGACCGCGCCCGTCATATCACCGGCACACCCATTTGGATCGATGGCGGGCAGAGCCTGCTGCGATAG
- a CDS encoding adenylate/guanylate cyclase domain-containing protein, with amino-acid sequence MDYSDVSTIAAWVTEQGLKGASEVELMTGFCKACRDAGLPLDRGMALMDTLHPVHEGRAFRWDSVEEIETEFEYGPTSSGEAAASWQRSAFYHLWSGNEREVRRRLGFGDPIDFTMLDKIAEAGHTDFIAMMHRFSEAGTIGEMDCFFSHFATKHPQGFSDHDLAILRKLVPVLGLAIKCIALGRIARTIAEVYLGEDAARQVMEGKISRGKSERISAALWFSDLLNYTKISDRVPPEEIIPLLNDYSEVAISAIHEAGGNVLKLIGDGVLAIFKGELPAETCRAALAAESLLREKLARLNGEREAEGRPTTDVYIGLHIGDVFYGNIGSQDRLDFTVIGPAVNEVSRIASMCRSVDLNLLISSDFAAAIPEDQRAALACVGRYALRGVQRAQELYTLDGARLNN; translated from the coding sequence ATGGATTACAGCGACGTCAGCACGATTGCGGCCTGGGTTACGGAGCAGGGACTGAAGGGTGCCTCGGAAGTGGAGCTCATGACCGGCTTTTGTAAAGCCTGTCGGGATGCCGGGCTGCCGCTCGACCGCGGCATGGCATTGATGGACACACTGCACCCCGTGCATGAGGGCCGCGCCTTCCGCTGGGACAGTGTTGAGGAGATCGAAACCGAATTCGAGTATGGTCCGACGAGCTCGGGCGAAGCGGCTGCGAGCTGGCAGCGCTCGGCCTTCTACCATCTTTGGTCGGGCAACGAGCGGGAGGTTCGCCGACGCCTGGGCTTCGGAGATCCGATCGATTTCACCATGCTCGACAAGATCGCCGAGGCCGGCCACACGGATTTCATCGCGATGATGCATCGTTTCAGCGAAGCCGGCACGATCGGTGAGATGGATTGCTTCTTCTCGCATTTCGCAACCAAGCATCCGCAAGGCTTTTCCGATCACGACCTCGCCATCCTGCGCAAGCTTGTGCCGGTGCTGGGGCTGGCGATCAAATGCATCGCGCTCGGGCGCATCGCCCGGACCATCGCGGAGGTCTATCTCGGCGAGGATGCGGCGCGCCAGGTGATGGAAGGCAAGATCAGCCGCGGCAAATCGGAGCGGATTTCGGCGGCACTCTGGTTTTCCGATCTCTTGAACTACACCAAGATTTCCGATCGCGTGCCGCCGGAGGAAATCATCCCGCTGCTCAACGATTACAGCGAGGTGGCGATCTCGGCGATCCACGAGGCCGGCGGCAATGTGCTGAAGCTGATCGGCGACGGTGTTCTTGCCATCTTCAAGGGCGAGCTGCCGGCAGAGACCTGCCGCGCAGCACTTGCCGCTGAATCGCTTCTGCGGGAAAAGCTCGCCAGGCTGAACGGCGAACGCGAGGCTGAAGGCCGGCCGACGACGGATGTCTATATCGGCCTGCATATCGGTGATGTCTTCTATGGCAATATCGGCAGCCAGGACCGGCTGGACTTTACCGTCATCGGCCCTGCCGTCAACGAGGTCAGCCGCATCGCCTCGATGTGCCGTTCGGTCGATCTCAACCTGCTGATCTCCTCCGATTTTGCCGCGGCGATACCGGAGGATCAGCGCGCGGCGCTCGCCTGCGTCGGACGCTATGCGCTGCGCGGCGTGCAACGCGCGCAGGAGCTCTATACGCTCGACGGCGCCCGGCTGAACAACTGA
- a CDS encoding phytanoyl-CoA dioxygenase family protein: MKTDNPQKMRADRIWLSEDACDLDDFRRLAEKTTDVAEYPTASAVEKNILIYDSRKVTAAAGTSEDRRALLAEICEAFGEGPGVIVFKRAYEDTGIIDRASTIFDAIIEEQHRTATGGGDHFAKPGANDRIWNSLEKHCLADPANFAAYYGNAIIALASEAWLGPSYQMTAQVNRVNPGGAAQSAHRDYHLGFQSSEIIERFPAHVHRLSPVLTLQGAVAHCDMPLVSGPTLFLPHSQTYLPGYLALKRQEFRDYFETNHVQLPLEKGDVVFFNPALFHAAGTNRSADIKRVANLLQVSSAFGRAMETVNRERMSATLFPALKTLQGKLSPDEIANAVAACAEGYSFPTNLDRDPPVGGLAPKTQAQLMHEALREGWSDEAFTTALAEQARKKLS, translated from the coding sequence ATGAAAACCGATAACCCGCAGAAAATGCGTGCCGACCGCATCTGGCTCAGCGAAGACGCCTGCGATCTCGACGATTTTCGCCGGCTTGCGGAGAAGACGACCGACGTTGCCGAATATCCCACAGCATCGGCGGTCGAAAAAAACATCCTGATCTATGACAGCCGCAAGGTGACGGCAGCGGCCGGAACGTCAGAAGACCGGCGCGCCTTGCTGGCGGAAATCTGCGAAGCCTTCGGCGAAGGTCCCGGCGTCATTGTGTTCAAGCGCGCTTACGAAGACACCGGCATTATCGACCGCGCCAGCACGATCTTTGACGCCATCATCGAGGAACAACACCGCACCGCAACCGGCGGCGGCGATCACTTCGCCAAGCCCGGCGCCAACGACCGCATCTGGAATTCGCTGGAAAAACACTGCCTCGCCGATCCGGCGAATTTTGCCGCATATTACGGCAACGCCATTATCGCTTTGGCAAGCGAAGCCTGGCTGGGTCCGAGCTACCAGATGACGGCGCAGGTCAATCGCGTCAATCCGGGCGGTGCGGCGCAGTCGGCCCATCGCGACTACCATCTCGGCTTTCAGTCGTCTGAGATAATCGAGCGGTTTCCGGCGCATGTGCACCGGCTGTCGCCGGTGCTGACGCTGCAGGGCGCGGTCGCTCACTGTGACATGCCGCTCGTAAGCGGCCCGACGCTCTTTTTGCCGCACAGCCAGACTTATTTGCCGGGCTATCTCGCGCTGAAGCGGCAGGAGTTCCGGGACTATTTTGAGACCAACCATGTCCAGCTGCCACTGGAAAAGGGCGACGTCGTCTTCTTCAACCCCGCCCTCTTCCACGCGGCCGGCACCAACCGTTCGGCCGATATCAAGCGTGTCGCCAACCTCCTGCAGGTTTCCTCCGCCTTCGGTCGGGCCATGGAAACCGTCAACCGCGAGAGGATGAGCGCCACGCTCTTCCCCGCCCTGAAGACGTTGCAGGGCAAGCTCTCGCCCGACGAAATCGCCAATGCCGTCGCCGCCTGCGCCGAAGGCTACTCCTTTCCGACCAATCTGGACCGCGACCCGCCAGTCGGCGGGCTGGCGCCGAAGACGCAGGCGCAGTTGATGCATGAGGCATTGCGCGAGGGCTGGAGCGATGAGGCCTTCACGACAGCACTTGCCGAGCAGGCGCGGAAGAAACTGAGCTAG
- a CDS encoding SDR family oxidoreductase, producing MSTNHSRLDGKIAIVTGGTQGLGATIARVFAERGAEGIVICGRNETKGQAKAAEISTATGKAVVYVKADLANVEDASNVVRICDETFGRVDALVNAAAITDRGTILDTSPELFDTMFAVNVRAPFFLMQEAVKVMRREKIEGTIVNIGSMSAKAGQPFIAAYCASKGALETLTKNTAYALLRNRIRVNGLNIGWMASEGEDRIQREYHGAPADWLEKAAASQPFGRLVDPHEVARACAYLSSAESGLMTGSVICFDQSIWGAYDGSPHPVAAL from the coding sequence ATGAGCACGAACCACAGCCGCCTCGACGGCAAGATCGCCATCGTCACCGGCGGCACGCAGGGATTGGGCGCAACCATCGCCCGTGTCTTCGCCGAACGCGGTGCGGAGGGCATCGTCATCTGCGGCCGCAACGAAACCAAGGGCCAGGCGAAGGCTGCGGAGATTTCGACCGCGACCGGCAAAGCGGTCGTTTACGTCAAGGCCGACCTTGCCAATGTCGAGGACGCGAGCAATGTGGTGCGCATCTGCGACGAGACCTTCGGCCGTGTCGACGCCCTGGTCAATGCCGCCGCCATCACCGATCGCGGCACCATCCTCGACACCAGCCCGGAACTCTTCGACACCATGTTTGCCGTCAATGTGCGCGCGCCGTTTTTCCTGATGCAGGAGGCGGTGAAGGTCATGCGGCGCGAAAAGATCGAGGGCACGATCGTCAATATCGGCTCGATGTCGGCCAAGGCAGGCCAGCCGTTCATCGCCGCCTATTGCGCCTCCAAGGGCGCATTGGAAACGCTGACGAAGAACACCGCCTACGCGTTGCTGCGCAACCGCATCCGCGTCAATGGCCTCAATATCGGGTGGATGGCCTCCGAAGGCGAGGACCGCATTCAGCGCGAATATCACGGGGCACCTGCCGATTGGCTGGAGAAAGCAGCCGCCAGCCAGCCCTTCGGCCGTCTCGTCGATCCGCATGAGGTGGCTCGTGCCTGCGCCTATCTGTCATCGGCCGAATCCGGCCTGATGACTGGCTCGGTGATCTGCTTCGACCAGTCGATCTGGGGCGCTTATGACGGCTCACCGCATCCGGTCGCCGCCCTTTGA
- a CDS encoding SMP-30/gluconolactonase/LRE family protein, whose translation MADNPLYDIRDERFGALVIGSAALEELYSGCRWAEGPVWFSDLNCLLWSDIPNERMMRWTPDGTVSVFRSPSNYVNGNTRDRQGRLISCEHGGRRVTRTELDGSITVLADSYKGKRLNSPNDVVVHSDDGIWFSDPTYGILSDYEGHKAEPEQPSRNVYRIDPASGAIEAVVEDFIQPNGLAFSPDETKLYIADSGSAKHEVPRHIRVFDVVDGRKLENSRYFCSLDAGNPDGFRFDVGGNLWTSASDGVHCFAPDGTLLGKILVPQTVSNLTFGGPKKNRLFITATRSVYSIYTKTNGAQYP comes from the coding sequence GTGGCCGACAATCCGCTTTATGACATCCGCGATGAGCGTTTCGGCGCTCTGGTCATCGGCAGCGCCGCCCTCGAGGAACTCTATTCCGGCTGCCGCTGGGCGGAAGGTCCGGTCTGGTTTTCCGATCTGAACTGCCTTCTCTGGAGCGATATCCCGAACGAACGCATGATGCGCTGGACTCCGGACGGAACGGTCTCGGTCTTTCGCTCACCGTCAAACTATGTGAACGGCAATACCCGCGACAGGCAGGGCCGGCTGATCTCCTGCGAACATGGCGGCCGGCGGGTCACCCGCACCGAACTGGACGGCAGCATCACTGTTCTCGCCGACAGCTACAAGGGCAAACGGCTGAACTCGCCGAACGACGTCGTCGTTCATTCAGATGACGGGATCTGGTTCTCCGATCCGACCTACGGCATTCTCTCGGATTACGAGGGTCATAAGGCCGAACCTGAGCAGCCGAGCCGCAACGTCTACCGCATAGACCCGGCAAGCGGCGCGATAGAGGCAGTCGTGGAGGATTTCATCCAGCCGAACGGCCTTGCCTTTTCGCCAGACGAGACGAAGCTCTACATTGCCGATTCCGGCTCGGCAAAACATGAAGTGCCGCGCCATATAAGAGTTTTCGACGTCGTTGACGGCAGGAAGCTCGAAAACAGCCGCTATTTCTGCAGCCTCGACGCCGGCAATCCCGACGGCTTTCGCTTCGATGTCGGCGGCAATCTGTGGACGAGTGCGTCCGATGGCGTGCACTGCTTTGCGCCTGACGGCACACTGCTCGGCAAGATCCTGGTGCCGCAGACGGTGTCCAATCTCACCTTCGGCGGTCCGAAGAAGAACCGTCTTTTTATCACCGCGACGCGCTCGGTCTATTCGATCTATACCAAGACGAACGGCGCACAATATCCGTAA
- a CDS encoding ThuA domain-containing protein, translating into MTIKVTIWNEGRHEQLHKEVQDIYPDRIDGAIAAGIAHPDFEIRRGTLDDPDEGLPDSVLNDTDVLLWWGHMAHEEVSDGLIDRVQQRVLKGMGLLVLHSGHHSKLFRRLMGTNANLSWRETPDGDLERVWVVNPSHPIAEGLPPYFEVNASEMYGEPFDIPQPDELVFISWYSGGEVFRSGCTFQRGRGRIFFFSPGHETYPIYHAKTVHKVISNGIRWAQQKHTDGRILENWHRAEPLHGRPR; encoded by the coding sequence ATGACGATCAAGGTTACGATCTGGAACGAAGGACGCCACGAGCAGCTTCACAAGGAGGTCCAGGATATCTATCCGGATCGCATCGACGGCGCGATTGCCGCCGGCATTGCCCATCCGGATTTCGAAATCCGCCGTGGCACGCTTGACGATCCCGACGAGGGCTTGCCGGACAGCGTGCTCAACGATACCGACGTGCTGCTCTGGTGGGGCCATATGGCGCATGAGGAGGTCAGCGACGGGCTGATCGATCGTGTGCAGCAGCGTGTGCTGAAGGGCATGGGCCTGCTGGTGCTGCATTCCGGCCACCATTCGAAGCTCTTCCGCCGGCTGATGGGCACCAATGCGAACCTCTCCTGGCGCGAGACGCCGGACGGCGATCTGGAACGCGTCTGGGTGGTCAACCCGTCGCATCCGATCGCCGAGGGGCTGCCGCCCTATTTCGAGGTCAATGCCTCGGAAATGTACGGCGAACCCTTCGACATCCCTCAGCCGGACGAACTGGTGTTCATCTCCTGGTATTCGGGCGGCGAGGTATTCCGCAGCGGATGCACGTTCCAGCGTGGCCGCGGACGCATCTTCTTCTTCAGCCCCGGCCACGAGACTTATCCGATCTATCACGCCAAGACCGTTCACAAGGTGATCTCGAACGGCATTCGCTGGGCGCAGCAGAAACACACCGACGGCCGGATCCTGGAGAACTGGCACCGGGCCGAGCCGCTGCACGGCCGCCCGCGGTGA
- a CDS encoding ABC transporter ATP-binding protein — protein MINLRNVRKFYGALEVIKGVDITVEDREFAVFVGPSGCGKSTLLRMIAGLEGIDEGDLVLNGKRINDVPPDKRGIAMVFQSYALYPHMTVAENIGFSLSLKKVPEAEIRRQVEGVAEILQLTDYLDRRPAALSGGQRQRVAIGRAIIKKPSLILFDEPLSNLDSALRVQMRGELQRLHRELKATVVYVTHDQVEAMTMADRIVVLNKGVVAQQGAPMALYHQPDNEFVATFIGSPKMNVLPMTATRRDTGKVHLESPLGLAIDLSDANGSVPQGEAKLGIRPEHLKLASNGQGDFSAEVVIVERLGVETYLTVGSQQQPIVVRAEGDMTIRPGDRVSLTAERAACHLFDSAGRVVRPAKA, from the coding sequence ATGATCAATCTCAGAAACGTTCGCAAATTCTACGGCGCGCTCGAGGTCATCAAGGGTGTCGACATCACCGTGGAAGACAGGGAATTCGCCGTTTTCGTCGGTCCGTCCGGATGCGGAAAGTCGACGCTCCTGCGCATGATCGCCGGCCTCGAAGGCATCGACGAGGGCGACCTCGTCCTCAATGGCAAGCGCATCAACGATGTGCCCCCTGACAAGCGCGGCATCGCCATGGTGTTCCAGTCCTATGCGCTCTATCCGCATATGACCGTTGCCGAAAACATCGGTTTCTCCCTCAGCTTGAAGAAGGTCCCGGAGGCCGAGATACGCCGGCAGGTGGAAGGGGTGGCTGAGATCCTGCAGCTCACCGACTATCTCGACCGCCGCCCAGCTGCCCTTTCCGGCGGCCAGCGCCAGCGCGTGGCGATCGGCCGCGCCATCATCAAGAAGCCGTCGCTGATCCTGTTCGACGAGCCGCTGTCGAACCTCGATTCGGCGCTCAGGGTACAGATGCGCGGCGAGCTGCAGCGCTTGCACCGCGAGCTGAAGGCGACCGTCGTCTACGTCACCCACGATCAGGTGGAGGCGATGACGATGGCCGACCGTATCGTCGTGCTGAACAAGGGTGTCGTCGCCCAACAGGGCGCGCCGATGGCGCTTTATCATCAGCCGGATAATGAGTTCGTGGCGACCTTCATCGGTTCGCCGAAGATGAATGTGCTGCCGATGACGGCGACGCGCCGGGATACTGGCAAGGTGCATCTGGAAAGCCCTCTCGGACTCGCGATCGATCTCTCGGATGCGAACGGTTCTGTGCCCCAGGGTGAAGCAAAGCTCGGCATCCGGCCCGAACACCTGAAACTCGCGTCAAATGGGCAGGGCGATTTTTCCGCCGAGGTCGTCATCGTCGAGCGGCTTGGTGTGGAAACCTATCTGACTGTTGGTTCGCAGCAGCAGCCAATCGTCGTGCGGGCCGAGGGCGACATGACGATCCGCCCTGGCGACCGTGTCTCGCTCACTGCCGAGCGCGCGGCCTGCCATCTGTTTGATTCCGCTGGTCGGGTCGTCCGTCCGGCCAAAGCCTGA